GTACGTTCGCTGATGTTCAGCTCACGGCATGCCATAAATTGGCGGGCTCCGTTTTGAATGGCTACTTCGATTAAAGCAACGTAAGCGTCCAATAAACACATGGATTTAAAAATTGCCAAAAACATGAGAAAATAGACTCAAAAAATAACTTTTAGTGTGTTCAGAGTGACTCTGAAAACACTAAAAGTAAGATTGGAGAGTTAATAGTGGCACTGATGAAAGTTACCAATCACGCCATTCAAAAGGAAAAATGGCAGACAATGATCCAGGAGCGCATAGAAAGTGGATTGTCGATAAAAGCATGGTGTGCTAAAAACCAGGTTTCAGAAGGCAGTTATTATTACTGGCTCAAAACAATCAGAGAAGATTCATTGTTGAGGGCAGGTACGCTTGCGGTTACCGGTGGCACAGAGTTTGCAGAACTTTCTAGGAAAGCTACGGAAAGTAAAAGGAAATCAGATGGAGTCTGCGCAGTTATCCATTTTCAGGAGATTGAGCTCGACATTTATAATGGCGCTGATTATGAGACACTGGAAACGGTGATTCAGCTCATCAGACAATCATGCTGATTCGTTTCTCTGAAGATATTCGGATTTTTATAGCCTGTGGCTATACTGATATGCGACGGCAAATCGACGGACTGGCGGCCATCGTTCAAATGAACTTTCAGCTGGATCCATTTCAAAACGCCCTTTTCTTGTTCTGCGGTAAAAAACGGGACCGAATGAAGGCACTGTTTTGGGAAGGCGACGGATTCCTGTTGCTCTACAAGCGGCTTGAAAGTGGTATGTTTCAGTGGCCAAAATCAACAGATGAAGTTAGAGAAATTACCCCACAGCAGTATCGATGGTTATTGGAAGGACTCTCCATTGATCAGAAGAAAGCCATCGTCAATGTTAATAACAAGCGTTTGCTATAACCTCTGAAGCCCTTATATTTAGGCTGTTTCAGAGGTTTTTTCATGGTGAATCAGACCAGTTTATGGTATAATAAGATCATAAAAAATCGATGAAAGGGTTCAGGTTCAATGGTTGAAAAAACAACTGACAATACAGTCCTGCTTGATGTGATCAGGCAGCAGAATGAAACAATTGCAGCGCTGAATAATACCATTGAACAGATGAATGCCGACTCAAAAGCACTTCGGGAACAGCTGGATTTTTTAACCCGCAAGCTGTTTGGGAAAAAGAGTGAAAAAACATCGGTGATATCGGGACAGATTGTTATGGAAGAGTTGGCTTTTGGTCAGTTTGATGAAGCAGAAATCGAAGCCTGCGCAGATGAGCCTGAACCTGTCATTACACAAAAGAAAACCCGTGCCGGTTACTCCCGTGAAAAAGCGCTGGCCAATCTGCCTGAAGAAGACCGGATTTATTCACTACCGGAAGACCGTCAAATATGTCCTGCCGACGGAGCTGAACTCAATTATGCCGGGAAAAAATATTTGCGGACAGAGATCGAACATCTTCCGTCAACGTTAAAACTGGTTCACATCTATCAGGAGACCTGGGAGTGTCGGACCTGCCGTAAAGAAGGTCGGCCTTACCACATTCAGGCGCCAGCGAACGAACCGTTGCTCCAGCATTCCATGGCCAGTCCATCCAGTGTCGCCTGGATCATGTATCAGAAATATGTCAACCATGTGCCGCTATACCGGCAGGAAAAAGACTTTAAAAATCTGGGGATGGAACTTTCACGAAGCACCCTGTCCAACTGGATTGTAAAAATATCCGATGAATGGCTTGGCGCCATGGTATCCCGGTTTCACGAAAAGCTTCTGCTGCAAACGCATCTGCATGCCGACGAAACACCGATCCAGGTCATGAAGGAGGAAGGGCGCCCCAATAGCGCTAAATCTTATATGTGGGTATTCACCTCCGGTTCACGGACTGATCAGTCGATTCGAATTTTTAAGTATCGGACCGGACGGGCCGGAAAGAATGCCACAGAATTTTTAAGTGGCTATCAAGGATATCTGCATACCGATGCTTACTCAGGATATGGCGTTGTTAAAAATGTTAAAAGGTGCCTTTGCTGGAGTCATGCACGACGTTACTTTGTCGATGCCATGCCTAAAACGACTAAAAGCACAGACGCTATCCTGCCGCAACAGGGTATTGCCTACTGCAACAAACTTTTTGAAATTGAAGAAACCCTGAAAAATTTAACGTCTGAAGAACGGCGAGTTCAGCGTCTAAAACAGGAAATCCCTGTTTTGGAGGCCTTTTGGGCGTGGGTTGATACCAATCTTGAAGTGGTGTTATTACGGTCTAAAATTGGTAAAGCTTTGCAGTATGTAAAAAATCAGAAAACTTTACTGATGACATATCTGGACGACGGGGATTGCGAGATTTCTAATAATCTTGCTGAAAACAGCATCCGCCCCTTCACGGTAGGAAGAAATTATGTACTCAACTAGGTTATGTGCTGAATATGAAATAAAATATTTCTGGAAATTAAATTTTTCGAAACATCAGCACATAACAACATAAGCATATCTTGCTATTATAAGCAAAAAGGAGACAATGCTTATGGACTGTGAAATGAAATGTAATGATTCGTTAATAAACTTTGAGGTCTATTTAAAGGAAAATGGTTATTCTAAAAATGTTATTCCGATGTATATACGAACAGTTCGGACATTTTTAAAAACCAATGAACTATTCTGGTCTTCATCAAAAGATACTGTTGAACTTAAATCTAATTTTTCAGATTATCTGAAAAATCAGCCATTGAATAGTCAAAAATCTATGATTCAGGCTGCGCTTCATCTTTTCTACTATTTTATTAGTGGTGAACAGTTTAACAGACGCCTCAATAGTAAGGATTTTAATTTTAATCCGTTGATTGAAACTGAAATTGAACGATTTCAAAGGTACTTAAAAGAAGTTGCCGGTCTCAGTAACAATACAATCATTTCTCAATGTAACACCATCAAAATATTTCTTTATAGCAATTTTCAGAAAACAGAATTTTCACCTGAGAAAATAACGGCTGATCTTGTTCGTATTCATTTCACCCATACGCTTGGCCATGTTTTGCCATCATCGAAGAAAACAATCATTACCAGAATAAGGAGTTACATACGTTTTCTTGAATTTAGCGACGGATTCAGAGCAGATGAAATATTAAAATTGCCGATGACATCTCCAGTCTGGCGTCGTTCAGGGTTGCCCAAAATTTTAACCGATGACGAGTTGAACCGTCTTTATAGTGTCTATGATCAAACAGAGCCGACAGATATCCGCAATTATGCAATTCTTCGCAGTTTAAAAGATTTGGGTTTGCGTTGTTCAGAAGTTGCAGGGTTAACGTTAGATGATATTAACTGGCCTCAGGGAACAATGCGAATAAAAAACACCAAATCTCATTCTGAAAGATTGCTTCCATTACCGGCAATGACTGGTCAGGCACTTGAAGCATATTTGTTAAAGGTTCGCCCCGTAACCGAAGAGCGAACTCTATTTGTAAGGTTTAAAAATGAAACTGGTTTTCCAATGGGAGTATCGCAGATCCGTCAAACTGTAAGAAAAGCAGCAACCAAAGCTGGGCTTGAAAATTTTACGGGTACTCATATGTTAAGACACACAACAGCGAAAAAAATGATTAATAATGGTACCAGTTTGAAGACAATTGCAGATATTCTTGGGCATGAATCCATTGAAACGACCAGCATTTATACAAAAGTCGACATTGTTCAGTTACAGGAAGTGGCTGGTATATGGCCTGAGGTAATAAAATGAACGCTCATCTCATTACCAGGCAAGTAGAAGACTATATTGCTTACAAAAAAGGTCTGGGCTATCAGATCAAAGTAGAATCGGGTGAATTAAGACGCTTTGCTGCGTACACTCAATCCATTGGCTACGAAGGTTCATTAACTGTTGAACTTGCTTTTCAGTGGGCGATGCTTAAACCCGAATATTCACGCTGGTACATGGCAAGAAGGATGGAGACAGTCCGGACATTTGCAAAATATATTTGTGTTTTTGATCCAGATGCACAAATGATTCCCAAAGGTATGTTCGGGAAATGTCATGGCAGAACAACTCCTTATATTTTTTCTACCGAAGAAATTTGCACCTTGATGAAAGAAGCAACAAAGTTATATTCCCCTGATGGGCTGAGACGACTAACCATAGCAACCGCAATTGGTCTTTTATGGGTTACTGGGATGCGGCCGAATGAAATCTGTCAGCTAATAAATAGCGATGTTGATTTGGTAAATGGTCAAATTCTTATAAGGGAAACAAAGTTTTTTAAAAAACGGCTTCTTCCTTTAGATGAAACAACCATTGCTGCACTTAAAACATATGTAACAAACAGAGATCAACTTCGAAAATATTTTTCGGATGAACATTTTCTGATTATGACTGGTGGTCAGCAATTGAAGTTACGTAATCTTGAGTATGCAATGCAACTGATCAGAACAGTGCTTTTATCAGAAACCCAGAATTGGGTGCATCGACCACCCAGACTTTATGATATCCGCCATTCATTTGCATGCCATACTTTGTTAAAATGGTTAAAAAGCGGAATTGATGTAAATGCCAAAATACTTTATCTTAGCACTTATCTTGGTCATGTTAAGGTAGCCGATACTTACTGGTATTTGACGGGTACCCCAGAGTTGATGGACTTTGCTTCTTATTCTTTTGAATGTTTCTTTTATGGAAACGTCGGTAAGCATGATGAAAAGTAAAGATTTTCAGAGCCTGCTCCAACGCTATTTCGTGGAAAGACTGATTAATCAGCAAAGGGTTTCCCCTTGTACCATCGAATCCTATCGTGATACATTTCGAATATTCTTGAAGTATATGCATGATGTGCAGCATATAAAATCAGATAAAATACAAATGGAAGATCTCAATGCTGATACTGTTGTTGAATTCCTGAATTATCTGGAAAAAGTCAGAAAAAATCAGGGAAAAACTATTAATAACCGTCTTGCAGCTATAAAAGCATTTATGGATTATGTTTCCTATCAATTTCCAGAATCTTTGGAATTAGTTCGTAGAATCAAAGCCATTCCTTTTCGCAACATCGATAAAAAAGATATTTCTTATCTTACAAAAGATGAAATAGATTGTTTGCTCAATGCCTGTAATATCAAAAATTCAGAGGGTAAACGTGACTATCTGATGGTGTTACTACTTTATAATTCCGGGATAAGAGTATCTGAAATGATCACTATCCAGGGGAAAGACATTATTATTTCTGATAATGACCGCAGTCATTTAAGGATTATGGGAAAAGGTAGAAAAGAACGAATCGTTCCTTTGTGGCAATCAACTACAAAATACCTCATTGAATATTTGCAGTTCAATAAAATTTCGGATCATGACTATCTGCTGTCTGGCAGAAATGTTAATCATTTGACCCGTTCGGGCGTTCGTTATCGAATTGACTGTATTGTTAAAGTCGCATCAGAAAAAAATTCGAAATTAAAAACCAAAAACATAACGCCACATGTATTTCGCCATTCAACAGCAATGAGTCTGCTCCAGGCAGGCGTTGACCTTTCCACAATTGCAATATGGCTTGGACATGAAAGTATAGAGACGACTCACAAATATATGGTTGCTGATATAACGTTAAAAGAAAAAGCGCTAGACAAACTTAATGAACCCAACGTGAATCAGTCAAACAATCGATATCATGCTACCGATGATATTTTGCAATTCTTAAACTCATTATGATAATTAGGTTATGTGCTGGACCGATAGAAAAAACGTCTGACGAATCAATTTTTGCCCAGTTTCAGCACATAACCTAGTTGAGTACATAATTTCTTTTATGTGCTTAAGCACATAAAAGAAAGAACTGGCTTTTCGCAGGCAGTCCTGACGGCGCGAGTGCCAGTGCGATTGTTTACTCGATTGTTGAAACTGCCAAAGCGAATCAATTGAATCCCTATAAATATCTGGAATTTTTATTGAAAAAGCTTCCAGCGATTCCATTCCATGAAGACAAAACTCTGCTGGATCAGCTGCTTCCCTGGAATGCTGATGTTCAGACTATGTGTAAAGTTTAATAGTGTAAATAGAAAATGGCGGCTTTTAGGCCGCCATACTTATTTTTTGTACATGCTTTTATTGGACGCTTACAAAGCAACAGCGATTTTGCGATCTGAGGTTGGGATCATTCGTCCTCGGGCTCCCCCCAGATCGCTTGTGCCTTTTTTCTAAGCACCAGTAATGCTGCTGTTTCAGCCAATGCTGCTTCCTTTCGCTTCAGTTCGCGATTGAGTTGGGTCACCTGTTTTTTTGATTCGCTTAGATCTTTTTTAAGTCTCTTTGATTCATTGGCAACACTCCCATTGGCATTGATGCAGGCATCCCGCCAGGCTTCGATTTGTTCAACATAAAGGCCTTTTTCACGGCTATATTCAGCCAGCTCAGCCTGATTCATACGGGCTGTTTCCAGGACGATCAGAAATTTATCCTCACTGGACCAGTCTTCTGAAGTTCCTGTTCCCGAGGGTGCTGCCATTCCGGACGCTTTTGCCTGCTTCTTCCACTTGAAAAGTGTCTGCTCTGAAACACCGGTTTCATTATGCAGCTGGCGAACTGATTTGCTGATCGGCGGCAACATCTGCTGGATAATATGTTCTTTGAATTCATCGCTATATTGTGTCATGTGATACTCCTATCCTTTTCTATATTTACTATAATATAGTATATTCAATCACCTGACAACTATCCTAACACATAGTGAATTGATGGTGGTATTACTTATACTACTCATGTTGAGAATATTGGTTGGCAGGATTATGTATCTAATGGTGTTATGGCGGGTACTTCTGGTCGGGGTTTGAGACTTGAGGGAGTCCGAATAAAATTGACTGGAAACGCAGCGAATCAGTATGATGTTTATTATCGTACTCATGTTCAGAATATTGGTTGGATGGCTTGGGCTTCTAATGGTGCTGACTCTGGTTCTGCGGGGTATGGATGGCGTTTAGAGGGTATTCAGATTCAGTTAGTTCCTAAGGGGGATCCTGCACCTTCTAATGCTGATGCAGCTAGTAGTGTTCCTTTTGCTCAGGCTGATTAATTTGAAAATAAAAATAAAGACTTGTATATTTAAGTATGCAGGTCTTTTTTTGAAAATAAATATTGAAAATTTTATCAATAAAGCATGATTTTTCCCGCGGATTTCCCGCAAATTTGATTAATTTTGATAGTTTTATAAATTCTAAAATGGCTTTAAATAGCCAATATACTCACTTTAAAAACACTACTTTTCATTTGGTAGGGGTCGCTGGTTCAAGTCCAGTCGGGATCACCATTTATGAATCATAACGCCGTTTAGGGCGTTTTTTTATTTTTTGATTTTCACATTGCAGGTATAAGTAGTTAGGTGTAAAATTTTTTTAATATTGTATATAAACTTTGTTAGCTATCGAGCTAAACTAGTTAATAAAATGAAAGGACTTTAAGCAAGAAATCTGAAGCGTCAAAATAGCGAGATTACTTGGCTTAATGATTGTAAGAAGAAATGAAACAGATCACATCAAATGAAGAAATCAACAGATTAAATGCAGAAAATCAGATGTTTTTGTTATATTTTTCAGGGGAAATGTGTAGTGTGTGTCATGATTTAAAGCCCAAGGTTGAAGAAATGCTGATGAATTACTCTGGTATTGACGTGGCCCAGGTTGATATTAAAAAAGCAGCCGCGATTGCTGCAAGTTTTCAGATATTTACTGTTCCGGCCGTCATATTTTTTATTGAAGGTAAAGAAACGATACGTCAGGCAGGTGTTTTTAGTATGACAGCGCTTGAAGAAAAAATAGCTAGATATTATAGACTTCTTAATGAGTAGAGATAAATAATTTGTAATGGCTGTATAATAAACAAGAACTGAGATGCGTTGAGAAATCTTGAATTTGACTGACGCATTATCAAATATGTCTATATTAGTCTAAATTGCGGTTTCTGACCGCTTTTTTTTATTTTTTTCTGACAAGGAACTTTGTCATCAAACAGAGATTATAAATCACCATAAAAATAAAATATTTAAAGGTAGAATCAACTTTTTTTAAAAGCCTATGATAAAATGTATTAAAATGCCAGAAAGGAAACGTAAACAATGAAATTAATCCATCTGTCAGATCTGCATATCGGAAAAAAAGTCCATGAATTTTCGATGATTGAAGATCAGAAGTACATCTTAAATGAAATATTAAATATTGTTAAAAATGAAAAGGTGGAGGGGCTTATTATTGCCGGTGATATTTACGACAGACCAGTTCCCTCGGCTGAAGCCGTAGATTTGTTTGATGACTTTCTGACTGACCTGGCAACTCTCGAGATTCCGGTTATGATAATCAGCGGCAATCATGATAGTCCTGAGCGGCTTAATTTTGGCAGTCGGATTATGGGAAAGCATCAGGTATATATTGCCGGGCAGTTTAATGGCCAACTTGAAAAAGTTACGTTTAAAGATGATTATGGTAAAATAAATGTTTATCTGATGCCTTTTTTAAAGCCGGTGGTCGTCAACCGGAAATTATCGCTGGAAACAAAGACTTATGATGAAAGTATCAGAGAAACACTTAATACAGTAAAAATTAATCAAACGGAAAGAAATATTCTGGTTGCCCATCAGTTTGTTACCTCAGGTGAGAAGAATCCTGAGCGATCCGATTCAGAGGTTAAGTCTTTAGGGGGAGTCGATAATGTGGATGTGTCAGCATTTGATGCCTTTGATTATGTAGCCCTTGGTCATATTCACCGCCCCCAGCAAATGGGGAGAGAAACGGTCCGTTACTGTGGATCACCTTTAAAGTATTCTTTTTCTGAATCTAAGCATCAGAAGTCGGTGACCCTGCTAGACTTTCAGGAAAAAAGCAACTTAAAGCAAAAACAGATAGAACTTCATCCGCGCAGAGATTTAAGGGAAATTCGCTGCTCTTTAAGTGACTTAGAAGCTGGGAAAGCCCTGGAAGAAGTATCTGCTGATTGTTATGTGCATATAATCTTAACCGATGAAGAGGAAATTATTGATGCTATTGGAAAGGTTCGTCAAATCTATCCCCACGTAATGATTCTGGATTTTGATAATTGCAGAAGTAGAGAAAACGAAAGTCTCAATAATCTGACCAGTGAAGATTTAAAAGAAAAATCTCATCTTGAGCTTTTTTCAGACTTTTACATGAATCAGAATAATCTGAAAATGACAGAATCACAAATAAATATCTTTACGGAAATTATTGAAAAGCTCAAGGAGAGAAGCCTGTGAAACCGATAAAACTTACGATGAGCGGCTTTTGCCCCTATGCAGATACGGTTGAAATTGATTTTGATCTTTTTGACGGCAGTGGTCTTTTTCTGATTACCGGTGAAACCGGTGCCGGAAAAACAACAATATTTGATGGGATATCCTTTGCCCTATTTGGAGAAGCCAGTGGTGAAAACCGTGGCAATGATATGCTTCGTAGTGATTTTGCCAAGCCGGAAACACCGACATTTGTTAAACTGGTCTTTGAAGATAAGGGGCATACTTATGAGATTGAGCGAAATCCAAAGTACTATCGCCCCAAAAAACGCGGAGACTCGGGTGAAATGACTTTGCAAAATGCCAATGCCAGTTTGATTTTACCAGACAATGGGGTGATTTCTGGCGCTCGTGAAGTAACAGACCATGTTGTTGAGCTGCTGGGGATTAATCATCAGCAGTTTAAGCAGATTTCGATGGTTGCCCAAGGTGAATTTTTAAAGCTGCTCTTTGCTGATAGTGACGAACGCGGCAAGATTTTTCGGAAAGTTTTTGGCACTGAAATTTATGAAAGAACTCAAAAAGAACTGAAAAATAAAATGATTAGCCTTAAAAAAGACCTGGCTGACATTGATCAATCTATTCTTCAGTATAATGACGGCATTATCTGTGAAGGCGAAAAAGAAGAAGCCTATCTAAATCTAAAAGATAGTGTTTACGGATTGCCGCAAATGCTGCTACTGCTTAACGAGCTGATTGAAGAGAGCAGCAGACAGAGAAAAGGATTGTCAGAAGAAAATATAATGCTTCAGCGCGAAATCAATAAGTTGGTGGAGCAGATTAGTAAAGGGGAGCAAATTAACAGCTTGTTTGAAGAGCTGGAGATTGAGACCAGTAGGTCGATTAGACTTTCTGAGAAAGCTGATGCGATCCAAATTAAAAAGCAGGAGCTGGAGTTGGGGAAACTGGCGCTTTATCAGGTTAAGCCTGCCTTTGATGACTATGGGCGCCTGGAAAAACAGCAAAAAGAAATCGAAGCAAATATTGAGAAAAACCGACAGGTTATCACCCAAAGTCTACCGCTCAAAGAAAGAGGGAAAATAGAACTCGATAAGCTAAAAGACCAGGAGCCGCAACGTGAGGTCTTAGCTACCGAAATAAAAAATCTTGAGGCCAGTTTGCCGGAATATGAAAAACTGGCGGAAGTCAACAGTAGACTGCATGAACTTGAAGGGGAAAGAAAAAAGCAAAATGAACGGTTATTTGAAGGTGGTAAATTTTTAAGTGAGCAAAAAGATCGAATTGAAAATATCCAATTAGAATTAAATCCCTTAAAAGATGTTGAAACCAGAAAAATAAGACTGGAACAAAATCTGGAAATTAAACAAAAAGAGCGCGCCGATCTGCAAGAAATAATCAAAAATATTAAAAGCGGCCAGGATATTAAGCAAGAATACAAGTCAAAACAAAAAGAATGTCAAGACAAAGAACAAGACTATAATTTATTTAAACAGCAGTATGACGAACAGGAACGCCTTTTTTATCGGGAACAGGCAGGGATACTGGCAGAAACGCTAACAGCAGATGTGCCCTGCCCGGTTTGCGGATCAATTAGCCATCCGAATAAGGCGAAGAAGGCAGCTAACGCCCCTAGTCAGGAAAAGCTGAACAATGAGAAAAAAGAACTGGAGAAAATTCGCACTGCCTGGACAAAATTAAGCGAAATCTGTAATGGACTTAAAACTAAATATGAGACCAGGCGTGAACAAATAAGAACAGATGCCGGGAAACTAAATTTCGACGTATCTTTAAAGGGGCCGGAAATTCTTGAAGCAAGCAGCGAACGAGAAACTAGCGTAAACGCGGCTATTAAAAAACTCCAGGAGGAACTGGTAGCGGCTCAACAAGCAGTTTTATTAAAACAGAAGCTTGAAAAAGAAACAGAAATTCGTCAGAATAAAGTCAATTTGAGTGAACAGGAAATCGAAAAAATTAAAGCGGCAATTGCTCAATTAGAAGTCAACGCTACCGCCATAAAAACTGAAATTCAGGGTTTTAAGAAACGGTTGGAATTTTCTGAACAGCTAGAGGCTCAAAAGGTTTTAAAAGAAAAACAGAAAGACCTGAGCCAAAGAAAAGCGGAATTTTTAGCGGCACAAAAGACTTATCAGGCGATTTGTGATCGGCTCAATCATGAAGAGACTTTAATGAATGCTAACTCTGACCAGCTTGAAAAAACACTTGAAGAAAAAGAGTTGGCACAAAAGCTACTTGAAAAAAAACTTATGGAGTATGGTTTTAACGAACTAAAAGCTTATGAATCGGCGGTCATGTCAGAACAGGCCTTGAAGGAAAGAGAAGTAGAAATTAATCTCTATAATCAGGAGACTAATGAAATCCAGACAAGGATCAATCAACTGAAAAAACAGATTGCCGGTCAGGAAAAAGCTGATATCCAGAAACTTAAGAATAATCAGCAAGACTTAAAAGAAAAACAGATTAAGCTTCAGGGTGAGCAGGCAAACGTTGAACATATTATTCAAACCAATCAGAAGATTTTACAAGAACTGCAGGTAAAATCCCGGGAAAGAGATAGTATTGAAAAAAATTACAGCGAAATAAAAGTACTTTCCGATACAGCAAATGGCGATTTAAGCGGCAAACAGAAACTGGCATTTGAGCAATACGTTCAGGGCGTTTATTTCGATATGATCTTAAAAGAAGCTAATAAGCGTTTCGGCTTTATGAGTGGCAACCGTTATGCATTAGTCAGGAAAGAAGGGAGTGCCGATAAAAAAAGTAAATCCGGCCTGGAAATAGATGTTAAGGACCGGCATACAGCTAAAAACAGAAGTGTGAAATCTTTGTCCGGAGGAGAGTCGTTTAAGGCTTCTCTATCGCTAGCATTGGGACTTTCAGATGTCGTTCAGAATTTTTCTGGTGGTGTACAGGTTGAGACCATGTTTATTGACGAGGGTTTTGGAACCTTAGATAGTGAATCTCTAGAAACAGCTATGGGTATCCTGGCTGATTTGACTGAAGGAAACCGATTAGTCGGTATTATTTCACACCTCGAAGAACTTAAAAGCAGAATTGATAAAAAGATTGTTATAACTAGAAATCCTCAAGGCAGCAGCATACAGGTTCAAGCCTAGATGTCGAGTTAAATCCTAATTTAGAGATGAATTTATAAGGAGCCGATGATGAATGGACTTACTAAAAAAATATTCAAATGCATCTCACCACCGGGAGATGGAGATATCCGTGGAGATCGGGAGAGGATTCTCGATGCCTTGAGTCAGGAATTTGGACAAGTACGTTTACCTGAGCGGTTGTTAAAAAAAATATATCCGCTGTGTCGTGATGCCAACTGGCAAATTACAGTGACATTAATCAACTTGGA
This genomic interval from Eubacteriaceae bacterium ES3 contains the following:
- a CDS encoding tyrosine-type recombinase/integrase, producing MMKSKDFQSLLQRYFVERLINQQRVSPCTIESYRDTFRIFLKYMHDVQHIKSDKIQMEDLNADTVVEFLNYLEKVRKNQGKTINNRLAAIKAFMDYVSYQFPESLELVRRIKAIPFRNIDKKDISYLTKDEIDCLLNACNIKNSEGKRDYLMVLLLYNSGIRVSEMITIQGKDIIISDNDRSHLRIMGKGRKERIVPLWQSTTKYLIEYLQFNKISDHDYLLSGRNVNHLTRSGVRYRIDCIVKVASEKNSKLKTKNITPHVFRHSTAMSLLQAGVDLSTIAIWLGHESIETTHKYMVADITLKEKALDKLNEPNVNQSNNRYHATDDILQFLNSL
- a CDS encoding tyrosine-type recombinase/integrase, with the protein product MNAHLITRQVEDYIAYKKGLGYQIKVESGELRRFAAYTQSIGYEGSLTVELAFQWAMLKPEYSRWYMARRMETVRTFAKYICVFDPDAQMIPKGMFGKCHGRTTPYIFSTEEICTLMKEATKLYSPDGLRRLTIATAIGLLWVTGMRPNEICQLINSDVDLVNGQILIRETKFFKKRLLPLDETTIAALKTYVTNRDQLRKYFSDEHFLIMTGGQQLKLRNLEYAMQLIRTVLLSETQNWVHRPPRLYDIRHSFACHTLLKWLKSGIDVNAKILYLSTYLGHVKVADTYWYLTGTPELMDFASYSFECFFYGNVGKHDEK
- a CDS encoding site-specific integrase encodes the protein MDCEMKCNDSLINFEVYLKENGYSKNVIPMYIRTVRTFLKTNELFWSSSKDTVELKSNFSDYLKNQPLNSQKSMIQAALHLFYYFISGEQFNRRLNSKDFNFNPLIETEIERFQRYLKEVAGLSNNTIISQCNTIKIFLYSNFQKTEFSPEKITADLVRIHFTHTLGHVLPSSKKTIITRIRSYIRFLEFSDGFRADEILKLPMTSPVWRRSGLPKILTDDELNRLYSVYDQTEPTDIRNYAILRSLKDLGLRCSEVAGLTLDDINWPQGTMRIKNTKSHSERLLPLPAMTGQALEAYLLKVRPVTEERTLFVRFKNETGFPMGVSQIRQTVRKAATKAGLENFTGTHMLRHTTAKKMINNGTSLKTIADILGHESIETTSIYTKVDIVQLQEVAGIWPEVIK
- a CDS encoding thioredoxin family protein, whose translation is MKQITSNEEINRLNAENQMFLLYFSGEMCSVCHDLKPKVEEMLMNYSGIDVAQVDIKKAAAIAASFQIFTVPAVIFFIEGKETIRQAGVFSMTALEEKIARYYRLLNE
- the tnpB gene encoding IS66 family insertion sequence element accessory protein TnpB (TnpB, as the term is used for proteins encoded by IS66 family insertion elements, is considered an accessory protein, since TnpC, encoded by a neighboring gene, is a DDE family transposase.); translation: MLIRFSEDIRIFIACGYTDMRRQIDGLAAIVQMNFQLDPFQNALFLFCGKKRDRMKALFWEGDGFLLLYKRLESGMFQWPKSTDEVREITPQQYRWLLEGLSIDQKKAIVNVNNKRLL
- a CDS encoding exonuclease SbcCD subunit D, translated to MKLIHLSDLHIGKKVHEFSMIEDQKYILNEILNIVKNEKVEGLIIAGDIYDRPVPSAEAVDLFDDFLTDLATLEIPVMIISGNHDSPERLNFGSRIMGKHQVYIAGQFNGQLEKVTFKDDYGKINVYLMPFLKPVVVNRKLSLETKTYDESIRETLNTVKINQTERNILVAHQFVTSGEKNPERSDSEVKSLGGVDNVDVSAFDAFDYVALGHIHRPQQMGRETVRYCGSPLKYSFSESKHQKSVTLLDFQEKSNLKQKQIELHPRRDLREIRCSLSDLEAGKALEEVSADCYVHIILTDEEEIIDAIGKVRQIYPHVMILDFDNCRSRENESLNNLTSEDLKEKSHLELFSDFYMNQNNLKMTESQINIFTEIIEKLKERSL
- a CDS encoding IS66 family transposase, which codes for MVEKTTDNTVLLDVIRQQNETIAALNNTIEQMNADSKALREQLDFLTRKLFGKKSEKTSVISGQIVMEELAFGQFDEAEIEACADEPEPVITQKKTRAGYSREKALANLPEEDRIYSLPEDRQICPADGAELNYAGKKYLRTEIEHLPSTLKLVHIYQETWECRTCRKEGRPYHIQAPANEPLLQHSMASPSSVAWIMYQKYVNHVPLYRQEKDFKNLGMELSRSTLSNWIVKISDEWLGAMVSRFHEKLLLQTHLHADETPIQVMKEEGRPNSAKSYMWVFTSGSRTDQSIRIFKYRTGRAGKNATEFLSGYQGYLHTDAYSGYGVVKNVKRCLCWSHARRYFVDAMPKTTKSTDAILPQQGIAYCNKLFEIEETLKNLTSEERRVQRLKQEIPVLEAFWAWVDTNLEVVLLRSKIGKALQYVKNQKTLLMTYLDDGDCEISNNLAENSIRPFTVGRNYVLN
- a CDS encoding transposase translates to MTQYSDEFKEHIIQQMLPPISKSVRQLHNETGVSEQTLFKWKKQAKASGMAAPSGTGTSEDWSSEDKFLIVLETARMNQAELAEYSREKGLYVEQIEAWRDACINANGSVANESKRLKKDLSESKKQVTQLNRELKRKEAALAETAALLVLRKKAQAIWGEPEDE